The Solanum lycopersicum chromosome 2, SLM_r2.1 DNA window TAGTTGAATTAACTATTGTTAtaatatcaattaatataatataagcaTGACCTTTAAACTTTAAATGAAATGCATATCTCTTATCTAAACGTGCACGACGACGAAATTGAGGAAAGAATAATGGAGAGGAGTCAAATATTGCCATGCACAATTCAAAACTCCAAAAAcataagttgaaaaaaaaaacatgaccCAAATGAGTCAGATATGTTCCAATTTCCATGACTTGTCACTCAGTATGACTAGATCCGATTAATGTAGTGCTTTGTACATACTTGGTGTTTGTGTATTTAGTTGTGGTCAATGATCTCCGACTTTATTAGCAACATTAACATGTGGCTGCAACGTGTAACCCTTCTTCTTGACACGTTTCATTGTCATTACCTACACCTTCTCTACATGCATTCTCTCTCTTTTCCAAAATTGCCTCTTCACTCTTATTAAACATCACCAACCTTCACTTCGACCATTCATTCTATAACTGTAAAAATACATTTCATTTAATGACATTTTGATTAATATGAAATAGCCAGAGTACTACTTTACACGCTAAAACCTAATATTTATCACTGATATAAAGatcatatttaaaaagtaaataatttgatcaatataaaattaatagacAATTTTACACTTGTTAATTTACTTgtataatcattttttattatatatttaaatagcgataaaattaaaattactttttcatttataatttttttcaaaatcaaccGTGTACAAAGATGGTATAACCGTGGGAGCAGAAGTTAAATTGGTTCCCCCACTACCCAAGTTCATTAAATAGTTGCGCGTAAGGCATGCAGAGGTGTCGAAGCCACGCAACCTTTTGTAGCATTGCCACTTGTTTTCTCGCTCTATATATTTTACTCTGTTTTTTCTTGGCAGTTAATTAATTAGTGCATTATTCTTCTCATATACAACTACTACGATTATCAAAAATGACGAGCCAAGTAGCGGAAAACTTCACAAAATACTTTGAAAATTGGATGATCCAACTTGAAGAGTTGCTGAAACAACTCGTTATTGTACCTAGGGAGACGTCATACGTGAATGATCACGAGTTATTGGTGAGTAAAATGACGACACATCACAAGAACTACTACACAGCCAAATGGGCCGCAGCTCATGAAGACATCTTAGCATTTTTCACTCCAATGTGGCTTAGTCCTTTAGAAATCGTCTACTCGTGGATCACAGGGTGGAAGCCTTCCATGGCGTTTCGATTAGTGAGTGGCGGTGGAGGAGCGTTTTCGGATGAGGAATTGAAGAATATTGATGGTTTGAGGGTGAAAATTCgcggagaggaagagaaagtGGAGAGGGAAATGGAGAGGCAACAGGTTGCAATTGGGGATAGAAAAATGGTGGAATTAGCAAGGATTAGAAATGATAATGATGAGTTGGTAGAATTGGCGTTGAAAGGGTTAAGGATGAGTTTAGAAAGGGTTATGAAAATGGCAGATTGTGTTAGGCTTAAAACGTTGAAAGGTTTGTTGGAGATATTGAGTCCTTTACAGAGTGTTGATTTCTTGGCTGCTATTTCTACTATTCAAATTCAGATGAggaaaaggggaagaaaaagaataaatgtTGATTAGCTTAGCTAGTCTCCagattttattttgtgattgtgTCAATTTCCTTTTATTGGAAcggctttttttttttaaattagctTGCTTTGAGTAGACTCTTATATTTTGGGAGCAAATGAATCAACACTCTGAAGATAACAATTCTCTACACTCGAAGATGCCCAACATTTGGTAGAAATCTGCAGTATTAGTTTAAATCGGAACTGAATATATTTCTTCATCCTCTCTAATATTATAATACATAGTAACAACTTCGTTTCACTTCGAAAAGTATTGTTTTCAACAAGTGATTTTcagtattaaataaaattcaaaactaatCAATGCACATAAATCGAAATCCAGCAAACTTTAGGGCTTATATCGAAGGAATAATTTGGAAGAAGCATATCTGTTGCGGatgaggagagagagagagctgtAACAATGGCAGTCTGCAGCAGCATTAGAAAAATGTTTGTAAGAAAGCCATGAGATTCCGAAAAGGGATTGAGGAAGAACGGGTTGGGTTTTTGGGCCTgcctttttctttcattttcggAAAAATCACTTAGTTCAGtaaataatataacaaatatttacccattttagcaatattttacttttattattattattattattattattatgtattgcaatacataataatattctgaatttaaagtgattttgtATGCAAGACACATGTAttgtgaatattttaaaatatatgtctCATTGCTAATTAGATAttgacaaaatatattatactttATAAGGGTATTAAATTATGTGATAAATATACTACTTATGAAAAGAATTGTATTACAtgtgttttataaattattttgtgtaaTTGTATTACAtgtgttttataaattattttatgtaatatgtataaaaatcatataGTAAGTGTCCACTAAGATTGCTACGTAACAATTTCTTAAGTAGGTAATAAAATTCGCTtcgagaaaataataatcagaaacggaaaattatagcaacaatcgattttattatttcaaatgcaaATGTAACAATCTCTATGATTCCTCTGaattcgccttttcaaatataaattcgagcttgttcttgaattcgatggtcttgatcttgatcgttcttgaacttgaattcttaaacttgtagctttgtagagaattaaatgaCATTTGTACCataaattttctctagcttcttgtttataattttctttgtcccctttttatgaattatgagacctccatttatagttttagaatagaggagttgtCATTAGAACAGGACTCCCTTcggccaatcagatttaagtgaaatatcatATGTGCTTTATGGAGCGGACTTTAAttaaagggcaactttcacatatagcaaacaataaattcatatttgtatattatagtgaagtttgcataattgagctccataccaaacatataactgtataattcgctatacatatacaagtgtataaatCGCTGGTCTAAATTGCATAATTCGCTGGcctcgctatacatatacaattgtatgattcactggcctaaattgtatgaTTCGCTGGCTTATTTTGCTGCAATTGCACAAtgtgcaattgtataattcactggccTATTCAGCTGCAATATGTGTATAGTATTTGTTTTGCacacaattgaatcgaagtaaaatgtttgtatattgtataattataaatgtataggaagaagatatatatgtttttctctcgctttatacaaaaacagaaacacaatttatacttctgttgtataaagcgagagaaaattgtatttcactgcaattgtatgaTTCTCTGGCCTTTctcgctgcaatatttgtataaaattcgcatttacaattgaatcgaactaaaatgtttgtaaattatataattaagtgtatagcacgaagatatatgtttttacatgtgtatgtataattttttctcgctttatacaaaacagaaatacaattatacacttctattgtataaagcgagagaggcgagcagagggAGAACGGtgagcgagaatgggagagtggcgaacgagagttttgggagagagacgacTAACAAACTTTGGCAAACGTTTCTTAtggggcacaattaaatcaaacagtagctactccatttattttagattattagtttgctattatatacaattatcccttgattaaatttacatttatttgaatttaaataattaaatcaattatattaatctatgaaatttatttgaactaatatattcattaatttaatataatttgaacaacttcataatttatatttagtaaattttaattCACTACAAACACATCTATATAAATTTTCCAAGAATATAACAAAGACATTTAACTTGACTTTCTCGTATAAACACTTATATatgtacaaaataaaattggtaATAATTgaagttatttattaaatagcCATTCAACTCAATTTGTCCTAATTGGACGTCAAATGCGCCTATGTTTTGTTTCgtttttcaaatatcatccATCTTCATTGTACTCAATTAGTTTAAGCTAATGACCTCAATTCTCCATAGATGAATTTGGAGAAGATGGAAATCAGAGAAAAGAAGATAGTAGTATTTtgtatttacttaattatattattttataataatataacttCTCCTCGCTTCCCTTAGACCTTATCACCAGATATCCTCCATTGAAAGTTAATTTCACCTAATACATGTAATTATTCTTTGAATCTAACTTAAAAACATGTGATCGGtagttaaatttatatatatatatatatatatatatatatatatatattttaatatacgaATTCAAGTTGTGTTTGACCTAGTTCACACATCGAATCACAGGCCACCACGTGTTGGACACAAATAAGCTTATATTTTCCTTATTCCCTACGTTAACTCTTCAACTTTCTCAATTTCCAAATTGCCTCTTCAAACCCCTCAAAGATCACCAAGACTTACTAATAAATTTCAATTCATAATAGCAAGTAAACAATTGTTGTTTTTATGTGattaatttatacaaaatatataggATATGCCTATACTTGGTAATGCTCAGCTGACATCCGTATAAGAACATATATTATAcgcattaattttaaaatatgtcatatgaattttcatataaaatacgtatatgtacttcattaattttatgtaaattCAAATATCTATTTATGTTTGTCGAACATTGATATCAAGTACCAAGTAATATAATGCCTCTTTCTATTTTAGAACTTAAATTGATACGTTGCCTCCAAGTTCATTAATTAGGTGTCTTTTGTACCATTGCCACTTCTCAGCTCTTGGCTCTATATAATTCAAATGAcattcttcttctccttttttttttcagtgGTAGCATATCACTTATTTCGTCTAAGAAAGATGACATGAACTCAAGTTTGGAAAATACTTAGATATCATGCTTTCTCAATTTCAGGATTTGAAGTAAAGATGCAAATGAGTTGATTATGCATCGAATGATGAAGATGTTATTCAATAATTGAAGGTATTGGTGATAAAATctaattttctccttttgtattgtttataaattttcaatagGTCTATATCAATTCacaattttattcttaaattcttGGTTATAAATTGTTGTCTATTTAGTCTTGtatatgaatttgtatatgCTATGATTCTAGCTCTAGGAAATTGTATTTGGATAAATGATTAATTATGCATATGATTTTAGAGAGTTAGTACTTGTATCTTGAGAACTTGTGTGTTTTCAATAGTTGTCCaacattaattacttatttgtaTATCGCTTATATTGGTTCAATATTGCTTATTTATCTAAcattcaattatatttatatgttttcttatttatatcaGTGTAGAATTAGATTTTTGTACACAGTCAggtgtctttttttttctatttgtatatCTATTtggtatataattaattatttgtatatctCAAGCAGTTATGCATTTTTAGTCATTGTctgatttttgtatttgtatatctctTACATTTATCCAATATTGCTTATTTATCTAACAAATAATTGTCTTTATAtacttttgttttattgatATCAATTAgtgattattgttttctttcttaattttaatttcaagaaattcAGAAGCATATTTTCAAGGAAGACATGGGGATGGTTTACAGGGTTCATAATTACTTCTCTTACTACAGGACGCTTACCTAGCCAACTTATCTGTATATGACTTTTTTTTCTAGGTGCTCATTTTGTCTGGGcttttaatttactatttctATTCAGCGGACGTGGTTATTGacaagaaaattttgaacttcagGAGACTTATTTTGGTAAGAAATACTTGGGAAAATATACTTCTTGCATGCATACTTTGcaaaaaaaattccattttaaaatataattttataagtaattgaTCAATCAAGTAATTAAATGTCAAACTGCATTAATTAAGGAGTTGACTGTCAAATGTATTTGTATAACTAAAAGATCAAAAGCACGAAATATATGCATTCTGTAGCACATTGAATTATAGTTACGATTCATAATTAGAGAAACATCAACTAAAAAGCATGATTGTATTGGtcttagttattttttgaaatttccttCTTTCACAAAACACTACTACACAAGAAAATGGGCCGTGGCCCATGAAAATATCTAAGCCTATCTGTAATTTTAGATTCAGGAACATCTCACGGTCGTAAGTAGGGGTGTACAAAATTGAACCAAATCACAAATCGAGtcaaataggaaaaaaattcgATTAGtgatttgattttgtaaaaaaaaaacccgactatatttgggttgggttgatttcaactaaaaaaaaatcaatccgAGACCAAATcaacccgacattatatatataattttaaaaattgtattctatacgtaaaaatatttactttgatatattttaaatatttcttataattttttttatagtttttgtcttttaatatatttattttttgtttgaaagttaaaatttttaatgatccaataaaaattatagtccatttatgttggtaattataataaatcttaattcaaatcaaattaatactaatgcaaaatgagaaaatcaattcaacactaagaatgaagaataatattgaatatttgttttttagttttacataggtttacacaattaaaatacataatttaattttttactttcttttaatatttagtcatgtaactaatacttattaaacttattttagcatgatttaatacttttaaatatgattaatttcatatataatatgCAGAAAACTGAATTAGTGCAacgatcatatatatatatatatatatatatgtaatttgtaCAAAACTGAACTACTTAAACgatcaaacatatataatttgCAGAAAACAGAACTCTTAACGATCATACATGTGTAATTTGCACAAAACTCAACTACTTTACTTTAAtcctatttttttgttgaatagaAAATGCCTCCCCTTCAGGAAACTCTCATCTGTGAGTCTTTACTTTGTTTGAGTAGATTTCCCTTTTTTTGGTGTTTATTTGAGGTTTAGGCCATATGTCCCCTCTCTTGTTAGTGAtcttagtaataaataaatttaaaaaaagcaaCAAAACCCTAACTCTAATTGAATGCTTAATTTGTCCATCCATAGAAGGATTATAAATCTTATCAAGACAAACTACTTTAACGATCACACATATATAATTTGCAGAAAACTCAAGTACTCACGTATGTAATAATTGGCAGAAAACTCAACTACTCTAACGATcacagatatataatttgtactACAAATTAATATTCAACAACTTTATTAATGATCACACACACGTTTTGcagaaattaaagaaaacttAACTAGGAACTCTAATTGACGGAGTCTTATTCGTTGGTACGTCGATGATCCCTCTTCTGGCCCCATATTTTGTAACAATGCTTAAGCCTCTTGGCAGCGGCTAAGTATTCCACAGCTTGAAGCGGTTTAAGTATGTTCAGTACAATTTCCTTCAATGTTTTCATCCTCAACTCATCAGCGTCTCTTAATACATCAGCCATATATCGGCTATGTTCATCTAAAACATCATCTGCATTCTCACAATCATTCTCCATTTTACCAGCGAAAGGCTGATCCACAGCGTCCTCTTGCAAGCTAGCCAATTTTGAAGAAAGGTTAGTCTCTTCTCTAATCGTCTTAGCTTGTAAAGCGTCAAtcattttcatttgtttattCGTCAGCTCACTGAGGACACCGACCTTTTTCCCTTGTAGAAACTCAGTGAGATGAGACTCGATGTCCATGCCACATAGCGCGTACGCGAACCGTATGAGAGAAGATGGTCTACAGCCAGCGATCCATAGGATTGAATTCTCCAACGAGGTGCATGAAGTTGGCGCCAAGAGTGGTGATACGTCGATACGGGCTAGACGGCTACGGTTGTTAGCATAATCTTGAAAATTTTCTACGGTTTTTTCGATTAGTTGAGTgagttcattttcattttttaggcCGTTTTTGGCTTGAACTGCAGCTTGTTCAAGCTCTATTACTTCTTTACGTTGCAAAATCATCCATGTCTCGTATACGCATTCTTGCTCCGTTGGACTATCACTAGAAGTACTACTGGCCATTTTATGTTACCTAGTTGGATTTATTCATatgtaaatacatatatacaagCTAAATTATATATAGTCCTATTTACATGACAAAACCacaggaaaaataaaatatttcagattttatcattttattgtttGTCCACATGCAGCACTAGATAGAGTTTCGTCCTCATCTATGAGTACAATATAACCTTGCGTTGGGACTTCGTATAGTATTTTAACTCTCCGTTCATTTTCATTTGTCATTTcatgtttttcaaaattaatgtaattaatttttaaaattaaattatattatattaattcgatattttaaataaaaatttaaatatttaaaaattacatgaaaaatattataaattattttttttatattaatataataaaaaaatacattattaataaaaagtattatagaTTGACTCTAGAGGTAgaaattatgacaaataataatggacggagggagtatatatTTGCAGATAGAATACAACTTCCTTTGCGTCCTCATCCTGCTTTAATTTGTCGTGATATAATCCTACGCCTATGACAAAATTGTAGTATATATTAATCAACCTAATTAATAATCGAGTGGAATGTTTccgatatgttttaattaattttctcctGCTTCTGTTTCAGCCCAAAATTTATTGTTTCGTACCTATCGGCACTACATTCAATGTTGGACACTGAAAATATTACATGACATCTTTTGGGACCCAGTGATAACCGCGACAAATAGACGATCTCAATTAGATTATCCAACACTATTTCATTTCATactctatatattattttatttgtttgggAAGTAAAAACTAGATTGAATCATCATATATGTAATAATGTAAATGTCAGTTATTTTATTCATTCTACTAATGCAGATGGTATTTCGAATTTTGTTAAAATCTGAGATGGTAATCGAATAAAAAATAAGTGAcgtttttgtaatttatataatCTTTAACTCGTGTAATTACTAATGTCATAAATCATAATCTACTAGTACTAATTATTCACTGATGCATTTTCTACCCTATTATTAACCTTTTATTGTACGTTATTTAAGACTTATAAATAATggcattttttttctttttttcttttgtgttggAGTTTTGAGGAGTACGAGACGAAATATTGCATGAAAAAAGTGAGGTTGGCATAAAGTTGAGAAAACAGATAAATTCTGAGTCCCCGTATAAAAGAGAGCAACTCGGAAAAAAAGTGTTTTTATGAGTGAAGTTTAAGGCTTTTTAATTAGTATTTGAGTTACTATTggtaaacttttaaaatttgaaaaaggatAGATCGAGAGTTATATTGTTAGATTGGTAAAAATTATATGTGAtaggataaaatttaaatttccttAAGAAAGCAAATTAGTAGTGTCTTAATTTGGatatttgttatattatttttcaattatatttaatgATATTTAATCAATATGTGTCAAAACATTTgcttataataaaatttaaaaattaaattacttttaaatttgGTAAGAGATGgagtattatttttcaaataactaAATGAATTGGATTAGATATACTGGCACGGCAACTGACCTGCACTTGCACTGTAATATACATTGGTGCCCGCGCCACcgtctaaaataaaattttatatatagtaaCTTGTGAATTTCATAATAaatgacataatatataaagataacccttactttaatttaattgatgaCTATAATTTTTAACTATGGGCGTACACaagtaaacacttaaacttgtataaaattgagcaACTGAATCCCACATGACAACTTACATGACAATATCTTACATGCattatgtcatgtaggacaCTTGAGTCTACTTGTACAATTTTTATAATAGTTTAAGTATCTCTTGCGCACATTCACAGTTAAAGAGCATAATTATTCGTTAACACCGAATTAAGAGTCATGTTTATATATTCTGCATGATAAAATTGATTTACAACTTAGTGCTAAGAAAGGGAAAGTGAATAAATCTTTTATACTAGTATTGTGCATTCAGATCTACTTTGTTTTTAAAGAAAcatttttacaatatttttctccttcatcttaaaatttaaaatctctaAGCTTTTAATTTTAACTCCAAACTTAAAATACTAGTTAGTTCCTGTTTTATGCACCTGAATGTTCTCTCAAACTTATCTCTAGCAAGCATACTGGCATAGCGGTTGTAGCGGTAGAAGTGAAACATATACTAGTGTATTCGCTAAACGATGAATGATTAAACCAATCTAACCAACAAAGTGACGACATTGGATCAAGATGCATTGGGGGTTAAAATAAGAGTCCACagcttaaaaaggaaaaaaaaaattgacaaaagttttaaaaaaatatattaatttttttaattaaataggtaaaatcgTTATTGATATAGTGATTTATTTTGACGTCGTTAACATATCTTGCTCTATCAGATAAATAGATAGAACTTAGAATAAACAAATAGTTTGGTGCACTTAATTACATAGTACTACTAATTAACTCCACTAAAATCGTTGCCTGGTAGCGATATTTTAagaacaacattttttttaaaaaaaaaatattaacgaAAATCGCTGTCAAGACAAtgatttttaactaaaaataaatttaaaagagatTGGACAAAATTACTGATAGAACGGTAATTTTAATCTGTTAAcgatgttaaaaaaatataatttggagGCTCTGAAAATTctataattattgtaatttgatAAACTTTCGAAAGAGGATAGCGCCAAATTGTATGGGTTTCTATACTTTATACTATATAATTTGTACAATCCATCAAAAATTTCATGAGTTACGCCCATGATAATCTGAATTGAGATTGACTCAAGATAATTTGAGTCGAATTAATCTCAacctatttaaattttaatttattttaaaagaatatttaattgagtgcaatttaattttaaattttaacatgtcTTAAGCTTGtttatttacattgatgtaATATACATTCTGATATTACTATATCAAAAATGATCATAAGCGGTAATTAAtgctaaatatttatttttagcaaCAATTAACACTCGTAGTATATGTCCTTAAAGCCTTTAAtgacattggttctaatgacactttaCTGATGTCGATAAAGATTTtgacactctttattaatattaatatttaatacagGTAAAAGTCGTTTTTATTATACTGTATTGAAAATATGaattgttatatattttatatcttctacaattttatattttttattttttttaaaaaaaaattcttaaattgaaattcaaattatgaTTATGAAAGTTAATAAATACgttaaaattattgagttcATGATTCAATTCGATTTTAGCTAATTTAAGTTCAGTCTAAATTTGAACAGGTTATGATTAGTCactctaatttttatttcaactaatttttatatttataatctcAATTCAATCAGCTCATTTAACGGCCTAAGATGGATGCATGCAACCTGAAACTACCAAACAAACTAAACAAGTTGCAAGTAGATTCTATAAGATTATTGAGACTTCAAACAAAGTGAAAAAGTTGTACGTATTTACTTATGGACACAACGTTCAACCTCTAAGTACAGTCCTTGGAACCCTAAATGTTGGAATCATTTTGCTCGTCGGTTTCTAGAGGCGGCTATCTCTATAAGTTGTAACCAACGATGGAGaatgatttcaaaatattttgatacatatttaattttaaaagaaaatactcAATACTAATTTGGAGTGGATTTTttgaactttgatataattttttggttatAGTTTTTCAATAGTATCGAGCCTAACTACTTTAGTTCGATAAGATTTGATATATATTCAACTTGTGTGTCATCCATGCTAAGAGAGATTCACCATAATGCCCAAAAATATTCAACTTGTAAGGCGGATTCGTGTCACAATATTGACTAATGAATAGTAATGGTGAGTTTGTTTTGATTgcgttttattatatttattcgatgttttaaagtaaaattttaaatatttaaaaattatataaaaagtgatataaattataattacttatatatcaataggataaaaatattaattaaaatttttattgtatgactaaaaaagaatgactactaaaaaacgaaaaaaaagattaaataaatgCTCATTCGGTGTATTGAAGTGGTTATATACTTATATCctaaaatcaaaatccaaagtTCGATTTAATACGATATTTCGATATTTATGTCTATTCCTTCCAAAATCCAGTAAGCACGTCAATTTTTTCATTGCATAATTACCAATTTTTTCATGCTACtgtaaaattatacttttttcgtcaacttttaattgtataattttttttgttaaattataaaaaaattgattaatattttaatgtaatttttgcatcatattgtataaaaaaaattacattttatagtacttttttgttaatagtttttaaatatctgaaatttttgttaaaaacatcaaattaatataatctaattttaactttaaaaattaattgaattaactCATAGCAAACAAAAATGAACCGaggtaacatttttttttttttgcttttttatcTTTTGCAAAAGCCTAAAATTAAGGCCAATCTCCGGCAACCCAAAATCTCCATTCATTTTATCCAGCCATTCTCCTTCTTCCGCCACACCGGAGCACAAACCATGAAGTGAATAAGCTTCCACCTCGCAAAACCCATCAAATATCCGACTTATCGAAACCTTCAAGCTGAACTTGAGCAACCATTGATGAGGCTGTGAAGTTCCATAAGGAGAATATCAAAGTAT harbors:
- the LOC138341796 gene encoding protein DOG1-like 3, whose protein sequence is MASSTSSDSPTEQECVYETWMILQRKEVIELEQAAVQAKNGLKNENELTQLIEKTVENFQDYANNRSRLARIDVSPLLAPTSCTSLENSILWIAGCRPSSLIRFAYALCGMDIESHLTEFLQGKKVGVLSELTNKQMKMIDALQAKTIREETNLSSKLASLQEDAVDQPFAGKMENDCENADDVLDEHSRYMADVLRDADELRMKTLKEIVLNILKPLQAVEYLAAAKRLKHCYKIWGQKRDHRRTNE
- the LOC138342178 gene encoding protein DOG1-like 4, which produces MTSQVAENFTKYFENWMIQLEELLKQLVIVPRETSYVNDHELLVSKMTTHHKNYYTAKWAAAHEDILAFFTPMWLSPLEIVYSWITGWKPSMAFRLVSGGGGAFSDEELKNIDGLRVKIRGEEEKVEREMERQQVAIGDRKMVELARIRNDNDELVELALKGLRMSLERVMKMADCVRLKTLKGLLEILSPLQSVDFLAAISTIQIQMRKRGRKRINVD